A window of Rhizobium acidisoli contains these coding sequences:
- a CDS encoding DUF6656 family protein: protein MAKLRYFDAKDASRSQEPQLVAAHSEFLRTGRIPRERRHWLAEEKRYFTHDEVAAKTGRKLQVAGEKTHQHINGFHHSIQFPKIIFHRTLEDSPHLGYCHVTAARTKFAHYEEVSWAFYIANFYSDIGENDNFFERIDVGYSRMYFAVAIKAGENSQDKMTIDRSVRGNGLLFRTHDPQAAIRNILLLGARNEQLREIIRQL, encoded by the coding sequence ATGGCCAAACTCCGTTATTTCGACGCGAAAGATGCAAGCAGATCGCAGGAGCCGCAGCTGGTTGCCGCGCATTCCGAATTCCTGCGAACCGGCCGCATCCCCCGCGAACGGCGGCACTGGCTGGCCGAGGAAAAGCGCTATTTCACCCATGACGAGGTCGCCGCCAAAACCGGCCGCAAGCTGCAGGTGGCCGGCGAGAAGACGCATCAGCACATCAACGGCTTTCACCACTCGATCCAGTTTCCGAAGATCATCTTCCACCGGACGCTGGAGGACAGCCCGCATCTCGGCTATTGCCACGTCACCGCGGCACGGACGAAATTCGCTCACTACGAAGAGGTCAGCTGGGCCTTCTACATCGCCAATTTCTATTCCGACATCGGCGAGAACGACAACTTCTTCGAACGGATCGATGTCGGTTATTCCCGCATGTATTTCGCCGTCGCCATCAAAGCCGGCGAAAATTCCCAGGATAAGATGACCATCGACCGGTCGGTGCGCGGCAACGGCCTGCTGTTCCGCACCCATGATCCGCAGGCGGCGATCCGCAACATCCTGCTGCTCGGCGCCCGCAACGAACAGCTGCGCGAAATCATCCGCCAGCTGTGA
- a CDS encoding aromatic ring-hydroxylating oxygenase subunit alpha, whose amino-acid sequence MDIRSNVLRQLKSRREGFSLERPFYIDEDYFQLDMEMIYYRDWLFIGHDCELPKAGAYFTVQIGSYPVVIVRGKDNVIRAFHNSCRHRGSRVCTKEHGSSVRLVCPYHQWTYDLEGKLAFARHMGDDFDKTGFNLKPVHCEVVAGYVFICLADTAPNFQPVRDKIEPYVAPHRISESKVAFQSTIIEKGNWKLVWENNRECYHCAANHPELCRTYPEAPSVTGTDGGADDPEIAGHWARCEAAGLPSKFQISPDGQFRTARMPLIEDAESYTMSGRPAVKRSLAEDISISHIGTMLLFHYPTTWNHLLGDHAISFRVLPLSANETAVTTKWLVHKDAVEGVDYNLEELTHVWTETNDQDRRIVEENAFGIHSPAYEPGPYSSLHEGGVMQFLEWYSNFMVNRLQGDQTKISAVA is encoded by the coding sequence ATGGATATTCGCAGCAACGTTTTGCGTCAGCTCAAGAGCCGCCGGGAGGGCTTCAGCCTCGAACGGCCGTTCTACATCGACGAGGATTATTTCCAGCTCGACATGGAGATGATCTATTATCGCGACTGGCTGTTCATCGGCCATGATTGCGAACTGCCGAAGGCCGGCGCCTATTTCACCGTCCAGATCGGCAGCTATCCCGTCGTCATCGTTCGCGGCAAAGACAATGTCATCCGCGCCTTCCACAATAGCTGTCGTCATCGCGGCTCGCGCGTCTGCACCAAGGAGCATGGCTCCTCCGTGCGCCTCGTCTGCCCCTATCACCAATGGACCTACGACCTTGAAGGCAAGCTCGCCTTCGCCCGCCACATGGGCGATGATTTCGACAAGACCGGCTTCAACCTGAAGCCCGTCCATTGCGAAGTCGTCGCAGGCTATGTCTTCATCTGCCTTGCCGACACCGCCCCGAACTTCCAGCCGGTGCGCGACAAGATCGAGCCCTATGTCGCGCCGCACCGGATCAGCGAGAGCAAGGTCGCCTTCCAGAGCACGATCATCGAGAAGGGCAACTGGAAGCTCGTCTGGGAAAATAACCGCGAGTGTTATCACTGCGCCGCCAACCATCCCGAACTCTGCCGCACCTATCCCGAAGCCCCGAGTGTCACCGGCACGGATGGCGGCGCCGACGATCCGGAGATTGCCGGCCATTGGGCGCGCTGCGAGGCCGCCGGCCTGCCGAGCAAATTCCAGATATCGCCGGACGGCCAGTTCCGCACCGCCCGCATGCCGCTGATCGAAGATGCCGAAAGCTACACCATGTCGGGCAGGCCCGCCGTCAAGCGTTCGCTCGCTGAAGATATCTCGATCAGCCATATCGGCACCATGCTGCTCTTCCACTATCCGACGACGTGGAACCACCTGCTCGGCGACCACGCCATCTCCTTCCGGGTGCTGCCGCTCAGCGCCAACGAGACGGCGGTGACGACCAAATGGCTGGTCCACAAGGACGCCGTCGAAGGCGTGGATTACAATCTCGAGGAACTGACCCACGTCTGGACCGAGACCAACGACCAGGATCGCCGCATCGTCGAAGAGAATGCCTTCGGCATCCACTCTCCGGCCTATGAACCCGGCCCCTATTCTTCCCTGCACGAGGGCGGTGTCATGCAGTTCCTCGAATGGTACTCGAACTTCATGGTCAACCGTCTGCAGGGTGATCAGACGAAGATCTCCGCCGTGGCCTGA
- a CDS encoding BA14K family protein, which yields MFGLSNKIATAVLAAAVVLTGFVPSQAIQMPTAPQVEKSSTVGNVQYRRYYRGDYYRPGYRPGAYYRPGYYGGYRGYSYYRPGYRRYNGYWYPLAAFGAGAVIGGAIVAQPRYVAPAPRMGSSHVAWCANRYRSYRAYDNTFQPYNGPRQQCYSPY from the coding sequence ATGTTCGGTTTGAGTAACAAGATCGCGACTGCAGTTCTGGCTGCCGCCGTCGTTCTGACAGGCTTCGTGCCGTCGCAGGCAATCCAGATGCCCACCGCCCCGCAGGTGGAAAAATCCTCCACCGTCGGGAACGTCCAATACCGCCGCTACTATCGCGGCGATTATTACCGGCCAGGCTATCGCCCCGGCGCTTATTACCGCCCCGGCTACTACGGCGGCTATCGTGGATATTCCTATTACCGCCCGGGATATCGCCGTTATAACGGCTACTGGTACCCGCTCGCCGCCTTCGGCGCCGGCGCGGTCATCGGCGGCGCCATTGTCGCTCAGCCGCGCTATGTCGCGCCCGCGCCCCGCATGGGTTCAAGCCACGTCGCCTGGTGCGCCAACCGCTACCGGTCCTATCGCGCCTACGACAATACGTTCCAGCCCTATAACGGCCCGCGCCAGCAGTGCTATTCGCCGTATTGA
- a CDS encoding DUF982 domain-containing protein produces MKWCTSEEFTPLMLVVSGPEKYKLVASLVQAAEMLTVGWPIDDGDEYLIAIRACRAAIHGEISAQDARAALIRAADEAGISVITAVH; encoded by the coding sequence ATGAAATGGTGCACATCCGAAGAGTTTACCCCTCTGATGCTCGTAGTGAGTGGGCCGGAAAAATACAAGCTTGTTGCAAGCCTTGTGCAGGCTGCCGAGATGCTGACGGTTGGCTGGCCGATCGACGACGGAGACGAATATCTGATTGCGATCAGGGCGTGCCGGGCCGCAATCCATGGGGAAATTTCAGCGCAAGACGCACGAGCAGCGCTTATCCGCGCCGCCGACGAAGCCGGCATTTCGGTGATCACCGCCGTTCACTGA
- a CDS encoding transporter produces MDTLPVNIPGFVWAYRFSPDEKTAVRLNNSATVADLTADNCFYWLHLNLVDARVPALLETLTGLTEDAKSALTTRDTHATITVDEQMLYGTLIDCQRDFAEDTNNLGWLHFAMSDRFIITTRLQPLRSVERARALIEKNPGKFSRPVDLFELLVIEFQRTLIAIVIELTDELNLIEDFVYDNAPRDERRRLAPVRRTVVRLHRHLRTVLALMRRAAAADEDEMPFGFDDVARRLTSRLETVDHDIYALQDRARLLHEEIDSKQSSETNRHLYLLSIMTAFLLPPTLVTGFFGMNTANLPFAVGDYGTEYAVALIVASIAFAWWLLRRVDIL; encoded by the coding sequence ATGGATACATTGCCCGTCAACATACCCGGTTTCGTCTGGGCCTATCGCTTCTCCCCGGACGAAAAGACCGCGGTGCGGCTGAACAACAGCGCGACGGTGGCGGATCTGACCGCCGACAATTGTTTCTACTGGCTGCACCTCAACCTTGTCGACGCCCGCGTGCCGGCATTGCTCGAAACCCTCACCGGGCTGACGGAGGACGCGAAATCGGCGCTGACGACGCGCGACACGCATGCGACCATAACCGTCGACGAGCAGATGCTCTACGGCACGCTCATCGACTGCCAGCGCGATTTCGCTGAGGATACCAACAATCTCGGCTGGCTGCATTTCGCCATGTCCGACCGCTTCATCATCACCACCAGGCTGCAGCCGCTGCGCAGCGTCGAGCGGGCGCGGGCGCTGATCGAGAAGAATCCGGGCAAATTCTCGCGGCCGGTCGATCTGTTCGAACTGCTGGTGATCGAGTTTCAGCGCACGCTGATCGCGATCGTCATCGAGCTCACCGACGAGCTGAACCTGATTGAGGATTTCGTCTACGACAATGCGCCGCGCGACGAACGCCGGCGGCTGGCACCGGTGCGGCGAACCGTGGTCAGGCTGCATCGGCATCTGCGCACGGTGCTGGCGCTGATGCGTCGGGCGGCAGCGGCCGACGAAGACGAGATGCCCTTCGGCTTCGACGACGTGGCGCGGCGGCTGACGAGCCGGCTGGAAACGGTCGACCACGATATTTACGCGCTGCAGGACCGAGCCCGCCTGCTGCACGAAGAAATCGATTCGAAACAATCCTCCGAAACCAACCGCCACCTCTATCTGCTGTCGATCATGACGGCCTTCCTGTTGCCGCCGACCCTGGTGACCGGTTTCTTCGGCATGAACACCGCCAACCTGCCCTTCGCCGTCGGCGACTACGGCACCGAATACGCCGTCGCCCTCATCGTCGCCTCGATTGCCTTTGCCTGGTGGCTGCTGCGGCGGGTGGATATTCTTTGA
- a CDS encoding acyl-CoA dehydrogenase produces MYKAPVEEIAFTLKHVAGMGEAISNGLLADLSEDLVDAVLSEAGRFATEEVAPLADIGDRQDARLEGGEVRLPDGWRDLYRNWIAGGWNGLTAPEAFGGQALPHMLNVAALEMWNSGSMAFALAPTLTMGAIEAVSTHGSAALKEKYLEKMVSGEWTGTMNLTEPHAGSDLGVLKARAERRADGSYRIFGQKIFITWGEHDAADNIIHLVLARLPDAPAGTRGISLFLVPKFLVNEDGSLGARNDLFCHSLEHKLGIHGSPTCTMIYGDGRFGDEKGAVGWLVGEENKGLACMFTMMNNARLAVGMQGVAIAEAATQKAVAYAKERTQGRAPGWSGPGMSPIVEHPDVARMLLTMKALTQGARAISYACAHAIDMSHRAGDVSRHWQERAALLTPIAKSFSTDAGVDVASLGIQVHGGMGFIEETGAARYLRDARIAPIYEGTNGIQAIDLVTRKLPLSGGEQVKGFIAQLKEIAESVRRSNLDGFGETSVRLDAAISDLEAATDWLTKMLADGKAAEALSGATPYQRLFGLVLTGCYLAKGALAESGDGRGEGRVALCRFAAENLLAETAALRDRVVNGAASLAAARILLA; encoded by the coding sequence ATGTACAAGGCGCCCGTCGAGGAAATCGCGTTCACGTTGAAGCATGTAGCCGGCATGGGCGAAGCGATTTCAAATGGGCTTCTCGCCGATCTCAGCGAAGATCTGGTCGATGCCGTGCTCTCCGAGGCGGGACGTTTTGCCACAGAGGAAGTGGCGCCGCTCGCCGACATCGGCGACCGCCAGGACGCCCGTCTGGAAGGCGGCGAGGTCAGGCTGCCGGACGGCTGGCGCGATCTCTATCGCAACTGGATCGCCGGCGGCTGGAACGGCCTGACGGCGCCCGAAGCCTTTGGCGGCCAGGCCCTGCCGCATATGCTGAACGTCGCGGCGCTGGAAATGTGGAATTCCGGCTCCATGGCCTTCGCGCTCGCCCCGACGCTGACGATGGGCGCCATCGAGGCGGTCAGCACCCATGGCAGCGCCGCGCTGAAGGAAAAATATCTGGAGAAGATGGTCTCAGGCGAATGGACCGGCACCATGAACCTGACGGAGCCGCATGCCGGCTCCGATCTCGGCGTGCTCAAAGCCCGCGCCGAGCGCCGCGCCGACGGCAGCTACCGCATCTTCGGCCAGAAGATCTTCATCACTTGGGGCGAGCATGATGCGGCCGACAACATCATCCATCTGGTGCTCGCCCGCCTGCCGGATGCGCCGGCCGGCACCCGCGGCATTTCGCTCTTCCTGGTGCCGAAATTCCTGGTGAACGAGGACGGCTCGCTCGGCGCCCGCAACGATCTGTTCTGCCACTCGCTGGAGCACAAGCTCGGCATCCACGGCTCGCCGACCTGCACGATGATCTATGGCGACGGCCGGTTCGGCGACGAAAAGGGGGCTGTGGGATGGCTGGTCGGCGAGGAGAACAAGGGCCTCGCCTGCATGTTCACGATGATGAACAATGCCCGCCTGGCCGTCGGCATGCAAGGCGTGGCGATCGCCGAGGCGGCCACCCAGAAGGCTGTCGCCTATGCCAAGGAACGCACCCAGGGCAGGGCGCCCGGCTGGAGCGGGCCCGGCATGAGCCCGATCGTCGAACATCCCGATGTCGCCCGCATGCTTCTCACCATGAAGGCGCTGACCCAAGGCGCGCGCGCCATCTCCTATGCCTGCGCCCACGCGATCGACATGTCCCACCGGGCAGGCGACGTCAGCCGCCACTGGCAGGAGCGCGCCGCGCTTTTGACCCCGATCGCCAAATCCTTTTCGACCGATGCCGGCGTCGACGTCGCCTCGCTCGGCATTCAGGTGCATGGCGGCATGGGCTTCATCGAGGAGACCGGTGCGGCGCGTTACCTGCGCGACGCCCGCATCGCGCCGATTTACGAAGGCACCAACGGCATCCAGGCGATCGACCTCGTCACCCGCAAGCTGCCGCTTTCCGGCGGCGAACAGGTGAAGGGCTTCATCGCCCAGCTGAAGGAGATCGCCGAGAGCGTCCGCCGCTCCAATCTCGATGGTTTCGGCGAGACATCAGTCAGGCTCGACGCAGCGATTTCAGATCTCGAAGCGGCGACAGACTGGCTCACGAAGATGCTTGCCGATGGCAAGGCGGCCGAGGCGCTTTCGGGCGCGACGCCCTATCAGCGCCTGTTCGGCCTCGTGCTCACCGGCTGTTATCTCGCCAAGGGCGCGCTCGCCGAAAGCGGCGATGGCAGGGGTGAGGGCCGCGTCGCGCTCTGCCGCTTTGCCGCCGAAAACCTGCTCGCCGAGACCGCAGCCCTTCGCGACCGCGTCGTCAATGGCGCGGCAAGCCTTGCCGCCGCCCGCATCCTGCTCGCTTGA
- a CDS encoding crotonase/enoyl-CoA hydratase family protein, which yields MTNHIIVEQPSAHPGVQLIRFNRPEKKNAITRAMYRTMAEALKAADADTTIRATAFLGTEGCFSSGNDLNDFLAAAVGGGGLEQEILDFLYALVKAEKPVISGVDGLAIGIGTTIHLHCDLTIASSRSQFRTPFVDLALVPEAGSSLVAPRLMGQQRAFALLAAGEAFSAAEAKDAGIIWKVVEPGEVDAVTLATAARLAAKPPEALRIARDLIRGDSGEIIARIDEEARHFSARLKSAEARAAFEAFMRR from the coding sequence ATGACCAATCACATCATCGTCGAGCAGCCTTCCGCCCATCCCGGCGTTCAACTCATCCGCTTCAACCGGCCGGAGAAGAAGAACGCCATCACCCGCGCCATGTATCGCACCATGGCCGAGGCGCTGAAGGCGGCCGATGCCGATACGACCATCCGCGCCACCGCCTTCCTCGGCACCGAAGGCTGCTTTTCTTCAGGCAATGATCTGAACGACTTCCTTGCCGCCGCAGTCGGCGGCGGCGGCCTCGAGCAGGAGATTCTCGATTTCCTCTATGCGCTGGTGAAGGCCGAAAAACCTGTAATCTCCGGCGTCGACGGTCTGGCGATCGGCATCGGCACGACGATCCACCTCCATTGCGACCTGACGATCGCCTCGAGCCGCAGCCAGTTCCGCACCCCCTTCGTCGATCTGGCGCTGGTGCCGGAGGCGGGGTCGAGTCTCGTTGCGCCGCGGTTGATGGGCCAGCAGCGCGCCTTCGCCCTGCTGGCGGCCGGCGAAGCCTTCTCGGCCGCCGAGGCCAAGGACGCCGGCATCATCTGGAAGGTGGTCGAACCCGGTGAGGTCGATGCTGTAACGCTGGCGACTGCCGCCCGGCTCGCCGCCAAACCGCCGGAAGCGCTGCGTATCGCCCGCGATCTCATCCGCGGCGACAGCGGCGAGATCATCGCCCGCATCGACGAGGAGGCCCGCCACTTCTCCGCCCGCCTGAAAAGCGCCGAGGCCCGCGCCGCCTTCGAAGCCTTCATGCGTCGCTAA
- a CDS encoding MBL fold metallo-hydrolase: MRKTKSRNPYYNGPVSDHFNGSHFFNPDGIEPLGFRDLLRWQFGGGRQPWPKSVPSPYAAAKPDARVDGEDLRVTMVGHATMLVQVAGLNILTDPVWSERVSPFTFAGPKRVVQPGIAFDDLPPIDLVLVSHNHYDHLDIATLKRLHAKHRPRVVTPLGNDTIIRRAVPDMEMTSMDWGERIAHAGISIDAEPAHHWSARGGADRRMALWASFVLSTPAGKIYHIGDTGFHQGINYKAAQQKHGGFRLAILPFGAYEPRWFMKGQHQNPQEAVIGMKLANAAYVAGHHFATFQLTDEAVDAPVKALQEAMREHDIAADRFRPLRAGEVFDVPML; encoded by the coding sequence ATGCGCAAGACCAAAAGCCGCAATCCCTATTATAATGGCCCGGTGTCCGATCACTTCAACGGCTCGCATTTTTTCAATCCCGACGGTATTGAGCCGCTTGGTTTTCGCGATCTGCTGCGGTGGCAATTCGGCGGCGGCCGTCAACCCTGGCCGAAGTCGGTCCCGAGCCCATATGCGGCGGCCAAGCCGGATGCACGTGTCGACGGTGAGGATCTGCGGGTGACCATGGTTGGCCATGCAACCATGCTGGTGCAGGTCGCCGGGCTCAATATCCTCACCGACCCGGTGTGGTCGGAGCGCGTCAGCCCTTTCACCTTTGCCGGCCCGAAACGCGTCGTCCAACCGGGCATCGCGTTCGATGATCTGCCGCCGATCGATCTCGTGCTGGTCTCGCACAATCATTATGATCATCTCGATATCGCGACGCTCAAGCGGCTGCATGCGAAGCATCGGCCGCGTGTGGTGACGCCACTCGGCAACGACACGATCATTCGCCGCGCCGTGCCCGATATGGAGATGACGTCGATGGACTGGGGCGAACGCATCGCGCACGCCGGAATCAGCATTGATGCCGAGCCTGCACATCATTGGTCCGCCCGCGGCGGCGCCGATCGTCGGATGGCGCTCTGGGCATCGTTCGTCCTGTCGACTCCGGCCGGAAAGATCTATCACATCGGCGATACGGGCTTCCACCAAGGCATCAATTACAAAGCGGCACAGCAGAAGCATGGCGGCTTTCGCTTGGCGATCTTACCTTTCGGTGCCTATGAGCCGCGATGGTTCATGAAAGGCCAGCACCAGAATCCGCAGGAAGCGGTGATCGGGATGAAGCTGGCAAATGCGGCCTATGTGGCCGGGCATCACTTCGCAACGTTCCAACTGACGGATGAGGCGGTCGACGCACCGGTGAAGGCGTTGCAAGAGGCGATGCGCGAGCACGATATTGCCGCGGACCGGTTCCGGCCGCTCAGGGCCGGCGAGGTCTTCGATGTGCCCATGCTTTAG
- a CDS encoding oxidoreductase produces the protein MIDRTKNIALVTGASSGIGLVTAQTLVKAGYRVYGTSRKQVAGKPGITMLVCDVTDKASVEAMIAEIMQQAGRIDLVVNNAGIGLLGGAEESSIDQAQRLFDVNLFGVARVVNAVLPIMRKQKSGRIVNMSSILGLIPSPYNAFYASTKHAIEGYSESLDHEVRNFGIRVVLVQPGVTKTSFEENLTRVDQPLPVYDSERTRSEALMRKWMEAGDAPEVVADMVVKAATAKNPKLRYSAGKQSRQVRSLRRFLPERLVDSLLRKVNEFPASV, from the coding sequence ATGATCGACAGAACCAAAAACATCGCCCTGGTCACCGGTGCTTCCTCCGGCATTGGCCTCGTCACCGCCCAAACGCTGGTGAAGGCCGGATATCGCGTCTATGGGACCAGCCGCAAACAGGTTGCCGGCAAGCCCGGGATTACCATGCTGGTCTGCGACGTGACGGATAAGGCCTCGGTGGAGGCGATGATTGCCGAGATCATGCAACAGGCCGGCCGGATCGACCTCGTCGTCAACAATGCCGGGATCGGCCTGCTCGGCGGCGCGGAAGAGTCGTCGATCGACCAGGCCCAGCGCCTTTTCGACGTCAATCTTTTCGGCGTCGCCCGCGTCGTCAACGCCGTGCTGCCCATCATGCGCAAGCAGAAGAGCGGACGGATCGTCAATATGAGCTCGATCCTCGGACTTATCCCATCTCCGTACAACGCCTTCTATGCCTCGACCAAACATGCGATCGAGGGCTATTCGGAATCCCTCGATCATGAAGTCCGCAATTTCGGCATTCGTGTCGTTCTCGTCCAACCCGGCGTCACCAAAACATCCTTCGAGGAGAACCTGACACGCGTCGATCAACCGCTTCCCGTCTACGACTCGGAGCGGACCCGGAGCGAGGCCCTGATGCGCAAGTGGATGGAGGCGGGCGATGCACCTGAGGTCGTCGCCGACATGGTCGTGAAAGCCGCAACCGCCAAGAATCCGAAGCTGCGCTATTCCGCCGGCAAGCAGTCACGCCAGGTCCGCTCGCTTCGCCGATTCCTGCCGGAGCGGCTGGTCGACAGCCTCCTGCGCAAGGTCAACGAGTTTCCTGCCTCCGTGTAG
- a CDS encoding winged helix-turn-helix transcriptional regulator: protein MKNGSIPQCPVARGLKSVGDAWSILVLRDAHTGLTRFDQFRKSLGIVPTMLTKRLKALTDDGLLEKRLYSERPPREEYVLTEAGRDFLPVLMMIGAWAHRHCDGELARYVDVETGSEIEPIAIDAVTGAKLGTRAMRLSAGQERDSGDQ from the coding sequence ATGAAAAATGGTTCAATTCCGCAGTGCCCGGTCGCCCGGGGCCTTAAATCTGTGGGCGATGCGTGGAGCATTCTGGTCTTACGGGACGCACATACCGGCCTTACCCGGTTCGACCAATTCAGGAAGAGTCTCGGCATCGTGCCGACCATGCTCACCAAGCGCCTCAAAGCGCTGACCGACGACGGCCTGCTGGAAAAGCGCCTCTATTCCGAGCGGCCGCCGCGCGAGGAGTACGTGCTGACCGAGGCGGGCCGGGATTTCCTGCCGGTGCTGATGATGATCGGGGCGTGGGCCCATCGCCACTGCGATGGCGAACTCGCCCGCTATGTCGATGTCGAAACGGGCTCGGAGATCGAGCCGATCGCAATCGATGCGGTGACAGGTGCCAAACTCGGAACCCGGGCAATGCGGCTGAGTGCCGGTCAGGAACGGGACTCCGGCGACCAATAG
- a CDS encoding class I SAM-dependent RNA methyltransferase, which yields MSTETVTIEKLGAQGDGIAGSAGGPIYVPFSLPGETVAIARVKSQGTIMSIATPSPDRQEPPCRHFGPDGVNGTCGGCTLQHMTDSPYRAFKRQLVIDALKSKGLTPEVGEIVPARPGERRRVVFAARKTEKDMLIGFNQAESHHIVAIEECPISSAGIIARLPAIRAIAAALATNAEPFRVSVLETLSGLDIAVDEVKKLSDAQRRKAVEIVLGLRGIARVSLNGEILIEPSKPLVDFGGIQVSPPPGGFTQATKPAEEAMAELVLAHAGKAKRIADLFAGAGTFSLRLARIGRVHAVEAEAKALAALDHAARNTPGLKPVSIERRDLFRRPLMTQEFKPYDAVIFDPPRAGAEFQCKELARSSVKKIAAVSCNPLTLARDLAILVEGGYRITGVTPIDQFLWTSHVEVVATLEK from the coding sequence GTGAGCACCGAAACCGTCACCATCGAGAAGCTCGGCGCCCAGGGCGACGGCATTGCCGGCAGCGCCGGCGGGCCAATCTATGTGCCATTCTCCCTGCCGGGGGAAACGGTGGCAATCGCCCGCGTCAAAAGCCAGGGCACGATCATGTCGATCGCAACGCCCTCTCCCGACCGGCAGGAGCCGCCCTGCCGGCATTTCGGCCCGGATGGCGTCAACGGCACCTGCGGCGGCTGCACGTTGCAGCATATGACCGATAGCCCCTACCGCGCCTTCAAGCGCCAGTTGGTCATCGATGCGCTGAAATCGAAGGGGCTGACGCCTGAGGTCGGCGAGATCGTGCCGGCCCGGCCGGGCGAGCGCCGGCGCGTGGTGTTTGCGGCGCGCAAGACCGAAAAGGACATGCTGATCGGTTTCAACCAGGCGGAAAGCCATCATATCGTCGCGATCGAGGAATGTCCGATCTCGTCGGCGGGGATTATCGCCCGGCTGCCGGCGATCCGGGCGATTGCCGCAGCACTGGCGACCAATGCCGAGCCCTTTCGCGTCTCGGTGCTCGAAACACTGTCCGGCCTCGATATCGCGGTCGACGAGGTGAAAAAACTCTCCGATGCGCAGCGGCGCAAAGCGGTCGAGATCGTGCTCGGCCTGCGCGGCATTGCCCGTGTTTCGCTGAACGGCGAAATCCTCATCGAGCCGTCGAAGCCGCTCGTCGATTTCGGCGGGATCCAGGTTTCCCCGCCGCCGGGCGGCTTCACCCAGGCGACCAAGCCGGCTGAGGAAGCGATGGCCGAGCTGGTGCTTGCCCATGCCGGCAAGGCCAAGCGGATTGCCGATCTTTTTGCCGGCGCCGGCACGTTTTCGCTGCGGCTGGCGCGGATTGGCCGCGTGCATGCCGTCGAAGCCGAAGCAAAGGCGCTCGCTGCCCTCGATCATGCCGCCCGCAACACTCCTGGATTGAAGCCGGTGAGCATCGAGAGGCGCGATCTCTTCCGCCGCCCGTTGATGACGCAGGAGTTCAAGCCCTATGACGCCGTCATCTTCGATCCGCCACGCGCCGGCGCCGAGTTCCAGTGCAAGGAGCTTGCCCGCTCGAGCGTGAAAAAGATCGCCGCCGTCAGCTGTAACCCGCTGACGCTGGCGCGCGACCTCGCGATCCTCGTCGAGGGCGGCTACCGGATCACCGGCGTGACGCCGATCGACCAGTTCCTCTGGACCTCGCATGTCGAGGTGGTGGCGACGCTGGAGAAATAG
- a CDS encoding TlyA family RNA methyltransferase, protein MLATGGFAGHSQPMSDQNSQRLDQLLVSRGLFASRSRARDAVQRGTVRIAGQVVTKAGALIGDDAAIEIDDPAQDYVSRAALKLASALEHFRLDPAGHHCLDIGASTGGFTEVLLQRGAAHVTAIDVGHGQMHPRIAADPRVTNKEGLNARHLTADDIGEPADFIVSDVSFISLKLALAPALDIAEAGAVAVLLVKPQFEAGREAIGKGGLLKDPSSAPAVAAELERWFIEDMGWKSLGLIPSPIAGGDGNQEYLLAGSKP, encoded by the coding sequence ATGCTTGCAACCGGCGGCTTTGCCGGTCATTCACAGCCGATGTCCGATCAAAACAGCCAACGCCTCGACCAACTTCTCGTCTCCCGCGGCCTCTTCGCCAGCCGCTCGCGGGCCCGCGACGCCGTGCAACGCGGCACCGTCCGGATCGCCGGCCAGGTGGTGACGAAAGCCGGCGCGCTCATCGGCGACGATGCCGCCATCGAGATCGACGACCCGGCGCAGGACTATGTCTCGCGCGCGGCATTGAAGCTTGCTAGCGCCCTCGAGCATTTCCGGCTCGATCCCGCCGGCCATCACTGTCTTGATATCGGCGCTTCCACCGGCGGCTTTACCGAGGTGCTGCTGCAGCGCGGCGCTGCGCATGTCACGGCAATCGATGTCGGCCATGGGCAGATGCATCCGCGCATTGCAGCTGATCCACGGGTGACGAACAAGGAAGGCCTCAACGCCCGCCATCTGACGGCCGACGATATCGGCGAGCCCGCCGATTTCATCGTCTCCGACGTCTCCTTCATCTCGCTGAAGCTGGCGTTGGCGCCGGCTCTCGATATTGCCGAAGCGGGTGCGGTCGCCGTACTCCTGGTCAAGCCGCAGTTCGAGGCGGGGCGCGAGGCGATCGGCAAGGGCGGACTGTTGAAGGACCCCTCGTCCGCGCCCGCCGTCGCTGCGGAACTGGAGCGCTGGTTCATCGAGGATATGGGCTGGAAAAGCCTCGGCCTCATCCCCTCCCCGATTGCCGGCGGCGACGGCAATCAGGAATATCTTCTGGCAGGATCGAAACCGTGA